The Kitasatospora setae KM-6054 genome contains a region encoding:
- a CDS encoding DUF4184 family protein, protein MPFTLSHAAAVLPGLRAAKRKGALVAAGLVAGSLAPDVPFFAESFVRGVYRHGGLTHRWWAAPSVDVLVGAGLVAGWYGLWREPVRAAVPGRWNAVVPDGRPGGGELALAAGALAAGAATHLVWDSFTHHGRAGVRALPVLDREVGGVPLHAALQYGTSLAGLAVLARYAGPWRESRKGTAALLAAAAVLGAGERVLRGERGVVDEACFGAGAGLAVGAAVLGLVGGKRPETG, encoded by the coding sequence ATGCCGTTCACGTTGAGTCATGCCGCCGCCGTGCTGCCCGGGTTGCGGGCCGCGAAGCGGAAGGGGGCGCTGGTGGCCGCCGGGTTGGTGGCCGGGTCGTTGGCGCCCGATGTGCCGTTCTTCGCGGAGTCGTTCGTCCGGGGGGTGTACCGGCACGGTGGGTTGACCCACCGCTGGTGGGCCGCGCCGAGCGTCGACGTGCTGGTCGGGGCCGGGCTGGTGGCCGGCTGGTACGGGCTGTGGCGGGAGCCGGTGCGGGCGGCGGTGCCCGGGCGGTGGAACGCGGTGGTGCCCGACGGGCGGCCGGGCGGCGGCGAACTCGCCCTCGCGGCGGGCGCGTTGGCCGCCGGGGCGGCCACCCACCTGGTCTGGGACTCCTTCACCCACCACGGCCGGGCCGGCGTCCGCGCGCTGCCCGTGCTGGACCGGGAGGTCGGCGGCGTCCCGCTGCACGCCGCCCTGCAGTACGGGACGTCGCTGGCCGGCCTGGCCGTCCTGGCCCGGTACGCCGGGCCCTGGCGGGAGAGCCGGAAGGGCACGGCGGCGCTGCTGGCGGCCGCGGCCGTGCTCGGCGCGGGCGAACGGGTGCTGCGCGGCGAGCGGGGCGTCGTCGACGAGGCGTGCTTCGGCGCGGGCGCGGGGCTGGCGGTGGGGGCGGCGGTGCTCGGGCTGGTGGGCGGAAAGCGTCCCGAAACGGGGTGA